GCTGCCGCGCGCCTCATGGGCCTATGACAGCGAAGCACGCATCACCGAATATAATCCCGATAAAGCGCGCGAGCAGCTGAAAAAACTGGGGCTGGACAATCTTGAACTGACCCTCTGGGTGCCGTCGGCCTCGCAATCGTGGAACCCCAGCCCGCTGAAAACTGCCGAGCTGATTCAGGCCGATCTGGCGCAGGTTGGCGTACGCGTGGCTATCGTGTCGGTGGAGGGCCGTTTTCAGGAGGCGCGGCTGATGGAGATGAACCACGATCTGACCCTCACCGGCTGGGCCACCGACAGCAACGATCCGGACAGTTTTTTCCGGCCGCTGCTGAGCTGCGCGGCGATCAATTCTCAAACTAACTACGCGCACTGGTGCAATACTGAATTTGATGGCGAACTGCATCAGGCGCTGTTGTCGCAGCAGCTGGCGGCGCGCATTGAAGGCTATGACCGCGCACAGCAGATCCTGGCGCGCGAGCTGCCGGTGCTGCCGCTCGCCTCTTCCCTGCGTCTGCAGGCTTACCGACACGATATTAAAGGCCTGGTGTTAAGCCCGTTTGGCAATGCGTCCTTTGCCGGCGTACACCGTGATAACGGCGAGGAGTCGAAACCGTGATTATCTATACGCTGCGTCGTCTGGTGCTGCTGCTGGTGACGCTGTTTCTGTTAACGCTGGTGGCCTTCAGCCTGAGCTATTTCACGCCGCACGCGCCGCTGCAGGGCGCCTCGCTGCTGGATGCCTGGTGGTTCTGGTTTACCGGCGTGCTGCAGCTCGATTTCGGCGTCTCCAGCATCAACGGCCAGTCGATCAATCTGCAATTGCATGAGGTCTTTCCCGCCACGCTGGAACTTTGCATTCTGGCGTTCAGCCTGGCGCTGTTGCTGGGCATTCCGCTGGGCATCATCGCCGGCGTAATGCGCAATAAGTGGCAGGATCGCGCTATTGGCGCCTTCGCCCTGCTCGGCTTTTCGATGCCGGTGTTCTGGCTGGCGCTGCTGCTGACGCTCTTTTTCTCGCTTAACCTCGGCTGGCTGCCGGTGAGCGGCCGTATCGATCTGCTCTATCAGCTGAAGCCGGTCACCGGCTTTGCCCTGATTGACGCGCTGATCAGCGAGTCGCCCTGGCGCAAAGAGATGATCGTCAGCGTTATCCTGCATATGGTGCTGCCGGTCACCGTGCTGGCGGTTGGCCCGACGACCGAAGTGATCCGTTTACTGCGCAACAGCACCAGCGAAGTGATCGATGCCAACTACGTTAAAGCGGCCGCCACCCGCGGCCTGTCGCGCTTTACGGTGATCCGCCGTCACGTGCTGCATAACGCGCTGCCGCCGGTGATCCCGCGGCTGGGATTGCAGTTCGCCACCATGCTGACGCTGGCGATGATCACCGAGGTGGTGTTCAGCTGGCCCGGCCTCGGCCGCTGGCTGGTGAACGCCATTCGTCAGCAGGATTACGCCGCGATTTCCGCCGGGGTGATGGTGGTCGGCGGTCTGGTGATCGTCGTGAACGTACTGTCGGATATTCTGGGCGCGATGATGACGCCGTTGAAACATAAGGAATGGTATGCCCTCCGATAATATTTACGCCGAGAAGCGCCTGCCCAGCCCCTTCCGCCATATCTGGCGCCTGTTTTACCATGACACCAGCGCTATGGTGGGCTTTTACGGCTTTATCGCGCTGCTGTTGCTCTGCCTGTTTGGCGGCTGGCTGGCGCCGTATGGCCTCGATCAGCAGTTTCTGGGCTATCAGCTGCTGCCGCCCTCATGGTCGCGCTATGGCGATGTTTCATTCTTTCTCGGCACCGATGACCTCGGCCGCGATGTGCTGAGCCGCCTGCTCAGCGGCGCGACGCCGACTGTCGGCTCCGCCTTGCTGGTGACGCTGGCGGCGGCGCTGTGCGCAGTGGTGCTAGGTGTGCTGGCAGGGATCACCCACGGCCTGCGTTCGGCGGTGATGAACCATATCCTTGATACCCTGCTGTCGATCCCGTCGCTGCTGCTGGCGATTGTGGTGGTCGCCTTTATGGGGCCGCGGCTGGAGCATGCGCTGCTGGCGGTCTGGCTGGCGCTGTTGCCGCGTCTGGTACGCGCGATTTATACCGCCGTGCATGATGAGCTGGAGAAGGATTATATCGTCGCCGCCCGTCTTGATGGCGCCACCAACGGCAACATTCTCTGGCACGCCATCCTGCCCAATATTCTGCCGCTGCTGGTGAGCGAGTTTACGCGCGCGCTGTCGATGGCGATTCTGGATATTGCCGCGCTCGGCTTTCTCGATCTCGGCGCCCAGCTGCCCTCGCCTGAATGGGGCGCGATGCTTGGCGATGCGCTGGAGCTGATCTATGTCGCGCCCTGGACCGTTATGCTGCCCGGCGCGGCCATTATGCTGAGCGTCCTGATCATCAACCTGTTAGGCGACGGAATTCGCCGCGCCATTGTGGCGGGAGTGGAATAATGCCGTTACTTGATATCCGTAATCTGACCATTGAATTTATGACCGCCGACGGCCCGGTAAAGGCGGTCGACCGCGTTAATCTGACGCTGAGCGAAGGCGAAATTCGCGGGCTGGTGGGCGAATCGGGATCGGGCAAAAGCCTGATCGCTAAAGCGATTTGCGGTGTCACTAAGGATAACTGGCGCGTCAGCGCCGACCGCATGCGCTTTGATGATATCGACCTGCTGCGCCTGTCGGCGCGTGAACGCCGCCGCATTATCGGCCATAACGTCTCGATGATTTTTCAGGAGCCGCAATCCTGCCTCGATCCTTCTGAGCGCGTCGGCCGCCAGATTAAGCAGGCGATCCCTGGCTGGACATGGAAGGGACGCTGGTATCGGCGCTTCCGCTGGCGTCATGCGCGCGCGATCGAGCTGCTGCATCGCGTCGGCATCAAAGACCATAAAGATATTATGCGCAGCTACCCCTACGAACTGACCGAAGGGGAATGCCAGAAAGTGATGATCGCCATCGCGCTGGCAAACCAGCCGCGCCTGCTGATCGCCGATGAGCCGACCAACGCGATGGAGCCGACCACCCAGGCGCAAATTTTTCGTCTGCTGAGCCGGCTCAACCAGAATAACAACACCACGATTTTGCTGATTAGCCACGATCTGCGCACCATGAGCCAGTGGGCCAACCGCATCAATGTTCTCTACTGCGGACAAACGGTAGAGACCGCCGCCAGCAACGATTTGATCAATACGCCGCATCATCCCTATACCCAGGCGCTGATCCGCGCCATGCCCGATTTCGGCAGCGCGCTGCCGCATAAAAGCCGTCTGAA
This DNA window, taken from Mixta gaviniae, encodes the following:
- the sapD gene encoding putrescine export ABC transporter ATP-binding protein SapD, translating into MPLLDIRNLTIEFMTADGPVKAVDRVNLTLSEGEIRGLVGESGSGKSLIAKAICGVTKDNWRVSADRMRFDDIDLLRLSARERRRIIGHNVSMIFQEPQSCLDPSERVGRQIKQAIPGWTWKGRWYRRFRWRHARAIELLHRVGIKDHKDIMRSYPYELTEGECQKVMIAIALANQPRLLIADEPTNAMEPTTQAQIFRLLSRLNQNNNTTILLISHDLRTMSQWANRINVLYCGQTVETAASNDLINTPHHPYTQALIRAMPDFGSALPHKSRLNTLPGAIPSLEHLPIGCRLGPRCPYAQKKCIETPRLAGAKNHLFACHFPLNMEKP
- the sapC gene encoding putrescine export ABC transporter permease SapC, which produces MPSDNIYAEKRLPSPFRHIWRLFYHDTSAMVGFYGFIALLLLCLFGGWLAPYGLDQQFLGYQLLPPSWSRYGDVSFFLGTDDLGRDVLSRLLSGATPTVGSALLVTLAAALCAVVLGVLAGITHGLRSAVMNHILDTLLSIPSLLLAIVVVAFMGPRLEHALLAVWLALLPRLVRAIYTAVHDELEKDYIVAARLDGATNGNILWHAILPNILPLLVSEFTRALSMAILDIAALGFLDLGAQLPSPEWGAMLGDALELIYVAPWTVMLPGAAIMLSVLIINLLGDGIRRAIVAGVE
- the sapB gene encoding putrescine export ABC transporter permease SapB; amino-acid sequence: MIIYTLRRLVLLLVTLFLLTLVAFSLSYFTPHAPLQGASLLDAWWFWFTGVLQLDFGVSSINGQSINLQLHEVFPATLELCILAFSLALLLGIPLGIIAGVMRNKWQDRAIGAFALLGFSMPVFWLALLLTLFFSLNLGWLPVSGRIDLLYQLKPVTGFALIDALISESPWRKEMIVSVILHMVLPVTVLAVGPTTEVIRLLRNSTSEVIDANYVKAAATRGLSRFTVIRRHVLHNALPPVIPRLGLQFATMLTLAMITEVVFSWPGLGRWLVNAIRQQDYAAISAGVMVVGGLVIVVNVLSDILGAMMTPLKHKEWYALR